The Oncorhynchus kisutch isolate 150728-3 unplaced genomic scaffold, Okis_V2 scaffold1647, whole genome shotgun sequence genome includes a region encoding these proteins:
- the LOC116367124 gene encoding paladin-like: SLSLFVSLSLSVCLSISLALRYYRLPLPMEGAPLEEDFDAFVTVLRESPNLSLRRDVSRPLPALLFSCQVGVGRTNLAMILGTLVLNHLKTTQEPPQVEEAEAKPLFQVIQTLINRLPEGQQVMEEVDQAIALCSEMHNIKEAMYENKKKLEAIGDDFQIQGSTTKDYFLHRAIQSLERYFYLIVFNAYLHEQYSLAFASNFSQWLCAHPWVYRLLACMDLSELSAPPDLVTKGARVLVAHEYLSPDILSTVKEMKVANFRRVPKMPVYGMSQPTSEATGAVLTHLTDEKRKYSHVLWVNLQEELVLEGNGQIFTPREPSCMGQHIPVPATDPTQIEKLETALGEEVQRAQKWLEVTLEQEKQMKMFKSCLTVQEVFKQYQRTHPGLFYKRIPLADCCAPKEEDFDQLLEAMKSTLAEDSHSAFVFNCSNGKGRTTTAMVIAALTVWHFNGFPEFGDDEIVSVPDAKYTKGEFKVVMQLVRLLPDGHQMKREVDMALDSVSETMTPMHYHLREIIICTYRQVGPYTP, translated from the exons tctctctctctctgtttgtctctctctctctctctgtctgtctctctatctctctcgctctcaggtACTACCGGCTGCCACTACCGATGGAGGGAGCACCTCTAGAGGAGGATTTTGATGCCTTTGTTACTGTTCTCAGG GAAAGCCCCAACCTGTCTTTGAGAAGGGATGTTTCCAGGCCTCTGCCTGCCCTGTTGTTCAGCTGTCAGGTGGGGGTAGGGCGGACCAATCTAGCCATGATCCTGGGGACCCTGGTCCTCAACCACCTGAAGACAACCCAGGAACCACCACA AGTGGAAGAGGCAGAAGCCAAGCCCCTGTTCCAAGTCATTCAGACCCTCATCAACAGACTACCTGAAGGCCAACAGGTCATGGAAGAG GTTGACCAAGCGATCGCTCTGTGTTCAGAAATGCACAACATAAAAGAAGCAATGTATGAAAATAAGAAGAAGCTTGAAGCGATCGGAGATGATTTTCAAATTCAG GGAAGCACGACCAAAGACTACTTTCTCCACAGAGCCATCCAGAGCCTGGAGCGTTATTTCTACCTGATTGTGTTCAACGCGTATCTTCATGAACAG TATTCCCTTGCCTTTGCGTCCAACTTCAGCCAGTGGCTGTGTGCTCACCCCTGGGTGTACCGCCTGCTGGCCTGTATGGACCTATCAGAACTCTCCGCTCCGCCTGATCTCGTCACCAAGGGAGCCCGCGTTCTG gttgcTCATGAGTACCTGTCTCCAGACATACTCAGCACAGTGAAGGAGATGAAGGTGGCTAACTTCAGAAGAGTCCCCAAGATGCCTGTCTACGGCATGTCACAGCCTACATCAGAG GCGACAGGTGCGGTGTTGACCCACCTGACGGATGAGAAGAGGAAGTACAGCCACGTCCTGTGGGTCAACCTGCAGGAGGAGCTGGTTCTGGAGGGGAACGGACAGATCTTCACCCCCAGAGAGCCTTCCTGTATGGGGCAACACATCCCTGTCCCCGCTACAGACCCCACGCAGATAGag AAACTAGAGACAGCCCTGGGAGAGGAGGTTCAGAGAGCCCAGAAGTGGCTGGAGGTGACTCTGGAGCAGGAGAAACAGATGAAGATGTTTAAAAGCTGTCTGACGGTCCAGGAGGTGTTCAAGCAGTACCAGAGAACACACCCGGGACTGTTCTATAAACGTATCCCTCTGGCAGACTGCTGCGCCCCCAAGGAGGAG GACTTTGACCAGCTCTTGGAGGCCATGAAGAGTACCTTGGCAGAGGACTCTCACTCAGCCTTCGTGTTCAACTGCTCCAACGGCAAGGGAAGGACCACCACGGCCATGGTCATAGCTGCTCTCACTGTCTGGCACTTCAAT GGCTTTCCTGAGTTTGGTGACGATGAGATTGTCAGTGTTCCTGATGCCAAGTACACGAAGGGAGAATTCAAG GTGGTGATGCAGCTAGTCAGACTACTGCCGGACGGCCACCAGATGAAGAGGGAGGTGGACATGGCTCTGGACTCAGTTAGCGAGACCATGACCCCCATGCATTACCACCTCAGAGAGATAATCATCTGTACCTACAGACAGGTAGGACCATACACCCCATAG